A DNA window from Myxococcales bacterium contains the following coding sequences:
- a CDS encoding nitrite/sulfite reductase, which produces MGAESWKEVLHDKMDAGWAEEIDQFDSQMALRKLGKLGEKVFAETRLRRGVYGQRYDNGKRHDGTADQTLAFADVPTKGPETLWDAPGMCRIKIPFGGVSAEQLEVLADCSEEYSDAILHVTTRQDFQIHYVHIEDTADLMRRLAAVNITTREACGNSVRNVTGCPLAGVCKTETFDISPYAQALMTFMLGHPDVQDFGRKFKPAFSGCEHEACGLVQMHDGGYVARVVDGKKGFKIVVGGGLGAVPHQAAVLSEFTPVEELLPVMQAVARVFARLGEKKNRNRARIKFLVAKIGIEEFKRMVEEERKTLPHDDRWTSLVTDMAPTDNEPTAPGAELAPGDRPDGFAAWFDTNVRAQRQDGYSVVTLNLPLGDLTADQARSLADIARKWSGDNMRTTVEQNMVLRFVSNGDLVAVFEALTAAGIGAADGETIVDVTSCPGTDTCKLGIAASRGLASELRQRLAAKSASMPAAVKALRVKISGCFNSCGQHHLADIGFYGNSRKVDGRTVPHFQVILGGQWGENAGKYGMAMGSVPSKAVPEVVEALTDAYVQSREGDESFRGFVERTGKRSMREIIKPFMKVAPYAEAPEFYSDWSDVREFTIGDLGIGECAGEMVSLFGIEVVKAESQGFDAQIALEEGDFEEAEDLAYRSMISAARALVRLEFIDVTETPDDVVSEFKTRYFDNERFFDRFAKGKFGQYLLDRHATAPDSIDRDIASRRIEESQLFIEAAHACELRIESASILAGAAEA; this is translated from the coding sequence ATGGGTGCCGAGAGCTGGAAAGAAGTTCTGCACGACAAAATGGATGCGGGCTGGGCCGAGGAGATCGATCAGTTCGACAGCCAGATGGCCCTGCGCAAACTGGGCAAGTTGGGCGAAAAGGTTTTCGCAGAAACGCGTCTGCGTCGCGGGGTCTACGGTCAGCGCTACGACAACGGCAAGCGCCACGACGGCACAGCCGATCAAACCCTGGCTTTCGCCGACGTGCCGACCAAGGGTCCCGAAACGCTTTGGGACGCACCCGGCATGTGCCGGATCAAGATTCCCTTTGGTGGCGTCTCCGCCGAACAACTCGAAGTCCTCGCCGACTGCTCCGAGGAATACTCGGACGCGATCCTGCACGTGACGACCAGACAGGACTTTCAAATCCACTACGTTCATATCGAAGACACCGCGGACCTGATGCGAAGGCTCGCTGCCGTCAACATTACGACCCGCGAAGCTTGCGGGAACTCCGTGCGCAACGTCACGGGCTGCCCACTGGCCGGGGTCTGCAAGACCGAAACCTTCGATATCTCCCCCTACGCCCAGGCGCTGATGACCTTCATGCTCGGTCACCCCGACGTCCAGGACTTTGGCCGCAAGTTCAAGCCCGCATTCTCGGGCTGCGAGCACGAGGCCTGCGGTCTGGTGCAGATGCACGACGGCGGTTACGTCGCGCGGGTGGTCGACGGCAAGAAGGGCTTCAAGATCGTGGTCGGCGGTGGACTCGGCGCGGTGCCCCACCAGGCCGCCGTGCTTTCGGAGTTCACACCGGTCGAAGAGTTGCTCCCCGTGATGCAGGCGGTCGCCCGGGTGTTTGCGCGTCTCGGTGAAAAGAAAAACCGCAATCGAGCGCGCATCAAGTTTCTGGTTGCCAAGATCGGGATCGAAGAGTTCAAGCGCATGGTCGAAGAAGAGCGCAAGACGCTCCCCCACGACGATCGCTGGACCTCGCTGGTTACCGACATGGCGCCGACGGACAACGAGCCCACGGCCCCGGGAGCCGAGCTGGCCCCAGGTGATCGCCCCGATGGATTCGCAGCCTGGTTCGACACCAACGTGCGTGCCCAACGCCAGGATGGCTACTCGGTCGTGACCCTCAACCTGCCTTTGGGTGATCTCACTGCAGATCAGGCCCGGAGTCTCGCCGATATCGCGCGCAAGTGGAGCGGCGACAACATGCGAACCACGGTCGAGCAGAACATGGTGCTCCGCTTTGTGTCGAACGGCGATCTCGTCGCGGTCTTCGAAGCCCTCACCGCGGCGGGCATTGGGGCTGCGGACGGCGAGACCATCGTCGACGTCACTTCCTGCCCCGGCACCGATACCTGCAAGCTCGGCATTGCCGCGAGTCGCGGACTCGCCAGCGAGCTGCGCCAGCGTCTGGCCGCCAAATCCGCCAGCATGCCCGCTGCCGTCAAGGCGTTGCGGGTGAAGATATCGGGTTGCTTCAACAGCTGCGGGCAGCATCACCTCGCCGACATCGGTTTCTACGGCAACAGCCGCAAAGTAGACGGCCGCACGGTGCCACACTTCCAGGTGATCCTCGGTGGTCAGTGGGGCGAGAACGCCGGCAAGTACGGTATGGCGATGGGCTCGGTCCCCAGCAAGGCGGTGCCGGAAGTGGTTGAAGCCCTGACCGACGCCTATGTCCAGAGTCGCGAGGGCGACGAGAGCTTCAGGGGGTTCGTCGAACGCACTGGCAAGCGAAGTATGCGCGAGATCATCAAGCCCTTCATGAAGGTCGCACCCTACGCGGAGGCCCCCGAGTTCTACAGTGACTGGAGTGATGTGCGCGAATTTACCATCGGCGACCTCGGCATTGGAGAGTGCGCAGGAGAAATGGTTTCGCTGTTCGGTATCGAAGTCGTGAAGGCCGAATCTCAGGGCTTCGACGCCCAGATCGCCCTCGAAGAGGGAGACTTCGAAGAAGCCGAAGACCTGGCGTATCGCTCGATGATCTCGGCGGCGCGCGCGTTGGTGCGGCTCGAATTCATCGACGTCACCGAAACTCCGGACGATGTCGTGAGCGAGTTCAAGACCCGCTACTTCGACAACGAGCGCTTCTTCGATCGCTTCGCCAAGGGAAAGTTTGGGCAGTACCTGCTCGACCGACACGCCACGGCCCCGGATTCGATCGATCGGGACATCGCCTCCCGGAGAATCGAAGAGTCTCAGCTCTTTATCGAAGCAGCCCATGCTTGTGAACTCAGGATCGAATCCGCATCGATCCTCGCTGGGGCAGCGGAGGCCTGA
- a CDS encoding enoyl-CoA hydratase/isomerase family protein has protein sequence MSWTKWQTVEGEGLDFEEILFEKKSHRDLGGGIARITINKPDAMNVMTVATVEEMFRAFYDANHDTSIGVIIVAGSGKHFGAGGDVDWEKWGLREAFYNRYPHNRLIRLSRKPVIAQVQGYCIGGHNHMAYCCDFTIAADNAIFGQAGPKVSSPADGFFVPYLTKVVGAKKAREMWMMCRRYTALECEQMGLVNKVVPLENLADEVDQWCSELLGVSPGCLEVLKAAFDQEMDGYQEMGILSSNFYPDWFDMPEGKEGGAAFGDRRTPKFWSLREREAKLREELIAEYEKESGK, from the coding sequence ATGAGTTGGACGAAATGGCAAACGGTTGAGGGCGAAGGCCTCGATTTCGAGGAGATCCTCTTCGAAAAGAAGTCTCACCGCGATCTGGGCGGCGGAATCGCGCGGATCACAATCAACAAGCCAGATGCCATGAACGTCATGACCGTGGCCACGGTCGAAGAAATGTTTCGCGCCTTCTACGACGCCAATCATGACACCTCCATCGGCGTGATCATCGTGGCCGGCAGCGGCAAGCACTTCGGTGCAGGTGGCGACGTCGATTGGGAGAAATGGGGGCTGCGCGAAGCCTTCTATAACCGCTATCCGCACAACCGGTTGATCCGCCTCTCGCGCAAACCGGTGATCGCCCAGGTTCAGGGCTACTGCATCGGCGGGCACAACCACATGGCCTACTGCTGCGACTTCACGATCGCGGCGGACAACGCGATCTTTGGCCAGGCGGGTCCCAAGGTTTCGAGCCCGGCCGATGGCTTCTTCGTTCCGTATCTCACCAAGGTCGTCGGGGCGAAGAAGGCGCGCGAGATGTGGATGATGTGTCGCCGCTATACGGCGCTGGAATGCGAACAGATGGGGCTCGTCAACAAGGTGGTACCGCTGGAAAATCTCGCAGACGAAGTCGACCAGTGGTGCTCCGAACTGTTGGGCGTGAGTCCCGGTTGCCTCGAGGTGCTGAAGGCGGCGTTCGACCAGGAAATGGACGGCTATCAGGAGATGGGAATCCTGTCGAGCAATTTCTACCCCGACTGGTTCGACATGCCCGAAGGCAAAGAGGGCGGGGCGGCCTTCGGCGACCGCCGCACGCCAAAGTTCTGGAGTCTGCGCGAGCGCGAAGCCAAGCTGCGCGAAGAACTGATTGCCGAGTATGAGAAGGAATCGGGCAAGTAA
- a CDS encoding response regulator, translating to MTTESEHHANTKIMIVDDTTANLDLLNSMLRRVGYRVQPAPSGALALSAAELDPPDLILLDIKMPIMNGFEVCQKLKANPRLRDIPVIFISALTEAADKVKALEVGGIDFVSKPFQFEEIKARIELHLRLCRYRNDLARKNSELDDALEKLKRTQAYLVDAIEDGVWDWDLETGKVSYSDRWGAMLGYPPGSLEPTRETFENLLFPEDRERILALTRACIVDGTVYDCEFRMRPQSGGQVWIRSRGRAVDYDRRGQPQRMIGTHTDITARKEAELQLKHAIDDLSRSNQELEQFAYVASHDLQEPIRMIISYLQLLEEKYAEHLDDKALQFMHFAVDGAHRMRVLIKDLLTLSQIGGNDKTPNPVDCRDAIQDAILNLDKAIAESHAQIEVEAMPSIVADRTQLTQLFQNLIANSIKFRSEKPLVIHISADQEGDSWHFLVQDNGIGIDPQYRERVFVIFQRLHGKLDYSGTGIGLALCKKIVERRGGKIWLESKAGLGATVHVVLPEDPEATQRV from the coding sequence ATGACCACCGAGTCCGAACACCACGCAAATACCAAGATCATGATCGTCGACGACACGACGGCGAATCTCGACCTACTCAATTCAATGTTGCGGCGGGTTGGCTATCGGGTTCAGCCCGCTCCGAGCGGCGCCCTCGCCCTGAGTGCGGCGGAACTCGATCCCCCAGATTTGATCCTCCTCGATATCAAGATGCCAATCATGAACGGCTTCGAAGTCTGCCAGAAACTCAAGGCAAACCCGCGCCTGAGAGATATCCCTGTGATTTTCATCAGTGCCTTGACCGAGGCAGCGGACAAGGTGAAGGCGCTCGAAGTCGGTGGAATTGATTTCGTCAGCAAGCCCTTTCAGTTCGAGGAAATCAAGGCGCGCATCGAGTTGCATCTTCGTCTATGTCGCTATCGCAATGACCTGGCGCGGAAGAATTCTGAGTTGGACGACGCACTCGAAAAGCTCAAGAGAACACAGGCCTACCTGGTCGATGCCATCGAGGATGGAGTGTGGGACTGGGACCTCGAGACCGGCAAAGTGAGCTATAGCGATCGGTGGGGCGCAATGCTCGGCTACCCACCGGGCAGCTTGGAGCCCACCCGCGAGACATTCGAGAACCTCTTGTTCCCCGAGGACAGGGAGCGAATCCTGGCGCTCACACGGGCCTGTATTGTCGACGGCACGGTCTATGACTGCGAATTCCGGATGCGCCCGCAGTCTGGCGGGCAGGTCTGGATCCGAAGCCGGGGCCGCGCTGTCGACTACGACCGACGCGGCCAGCCGCAGCGCATGATCGGAACGCATACCGACATTACAGCACGCAAGGAAGCCGAGTTGCAGCTAAAGCACGCGATCGACGACTTGTCGCGGTCAAACCAGGAACTGGAGCAGTTCGCATACGTTGCGTCGCACGACCTGCAGGAACCGATCCGGATGATCATCAGTTACCTGCAACTACTCGAGGAAAAATACGCTGAACATCTCGATGATAAGGCGCTTCAATTCATGCATTTTGCAGTCGATGGAGCGCACCGTATGCGGGTCCTGATCAAGGATTTGCTCACCTTGTCTCAGATCGGCGGGAACGACAAGACGCCAAACCCCGTCGACTGTCGCGATGCCATACAGGATGCGATCTTGAATCTCGACAAGGCAATCGCGGAGAGTCATGCCCAGATCGAGGTCGAAGCAATGCCGTCGATCGTGGCCGATCGCACGCAATTGACGCAGTTGTTTCAGAACCTCATTGCCAATTCGATCAAATTCCGATCGGAAAAGCCGCTGGTCATCCACATCAGCGCCGACCAGGAGGGCGATTCCTGGCATTTTCTCGTGCAAGACAACGGCATCGGGATCGACCCACAATATCGGGAGCGCGTATTCGTCATCTTCCAGCGCCTGCACGGCAAGCTCGACTATTCGGGTACCGGTATTGGTCTCGCCCTATGCAAGAAAATCGTCGAGCGTCGCGGGGGCAAGATTTGGCTCGAATCGAAGGCGGGACTCGGCGCAACCGTGCACGTCGTGCTGCCGGAAGACCCCGAAGCGACCCAGCGCGTGTAG
- the cofG gene encoding 7,8-didemethyl-8-hydroxy-5-deazariboflavin synthase CofG has product MSPVDPQSLLSRSEARSLLARVLDEGNLDRVSAGRLAASLPDSIVFEQILEAAAESKRRGKGDVVTVSKNIFIPLTNLCRDRCNYCTFAKQPGSPDAHNFELDEVAESVRGGVKTGCIEALFCLGDKPEIAYRYHRDWLAERSWGSTNEYLTEACKVAFDGGMLPHTNAGILTQEEMAVLRPHNASLGLMLESTSQRLREKGGPHFHAPDKEPARRIRMHAEAGELRIPFTSGLLLGIGETDEERVDTLFAIRELHEQYGHIQEVIVQPFHPKPDTKMCDVPPISDANVAGWVAIARLILGSEMNIQAPPNLAPEVLELLLRSGLNDWGGVSPVTVDFINPEAPWPALSQLRERTEAAGQQLRERLPVYPNYISAGRDWFDDAVWEALPKFMDAKGFARSRPAKNEEAA; this is encoded by the coding sequence GTGAGCCCTGTCGATCCCCAAAGTCTCCTGTCTCGGAGCGAAGCGCGTTCGCTGCTCGCTCGCGTTCTCGACGAGGGGAACCTCGATCGAGTCTCCGCGGGCAGGCTCGCCGCAAGTCTCCCCGACTCCATCGTCTTCGAACAAATTCTCGAAGCCGCCGCCGAGAGCAAGCGGCGTGGCAAGGGAGATGTCGTTACCGTTTCGAAGAACATCTTCATCCCACTCACCAACCTGTGCCGGGATCGCTGCAACTATTGCACCTTTGCCAAGCAGCCCGGAAGCCCCGACGCCCACAACTTTGAACTCGACGAGGTCGCCGAATCCGTGCGGGGTGGCGTCAAGACCGGTTGCATCGAGGCGCTCTTTTGTCTCGGCGACAAGCCCGAAATCGCCTATCGCTACCACCGAGACTGGCTGGCCGAACGCAGTTGGGGCAGCACCAACGAATATCTCACCGAGGCGTGCAAGGTCGCGTTCGACGGCGGCATGCTGCCTCATACCAATGCCGGCATTCTGACCCAGGAAGAAATGGCGGTGCTGCGACCTCACAACGCTTCGCTTGGATTGATGCTCGAATCGACCAGTCAGCGTCTGCGAGAGAAGGGTGGCCCGCACTTTCACGCGCCCGACAAAGAACCCGCGCGTCGGATTCGCATGCACGCCGAAGCGGGCGAACTGCGCATCCCATTTACCAGCGGCTTGTTGTTGGGGATCGGTGAGACCGACGAAGAGCGGGTCGATACCCTGTTTGCGATTCGCGAGCTTCACGAACAGTACGGCCATATTCAAGAAGTCATCGTGCAGCCGTTTCATCCGAAACCCGATACCAAGATGTGCGACGTCCCGCCCATCAGCGACGCCAACGTCGCCGGCTGGGTGGCCATTGCACGCTTGATCCTCGGCAGTGAGATGAACATCCAGGCGCCGCCGAACCTCGCTCCGGAAGTGCTCGAACTGCTCTTGCGCTCGGGACTGAACGACTGGGGCGGCGTTTCGCCGGTGACTGTCGACTTCATCAATCCCGAAGCCCCGTGGCCCGCACTGTCGCAACTGCGCGAGCGCACCGAGGCTGCAGGACAGCAGTTGCGCGAGCGGCTACCGGTTTATCCCAACTACATCAGCGCCGGGCGTGATTGGTTCGATGATGCGGTTTGGGAAGCGTTGCCCAAATTCATGGACGCCAAGGGGTTTGCCCGGAGCAGGCCCGCAAAAAACGAGGAGGCTGCCTGA
- the torT gene encoding TMAO reductase system periplasmic protein TorT: MDPLAVVLVGVFTFAIASTAEPAPEQSANDGSGQLAAHAPPLAPEVYDLIDQELRRRDAEGPVLVNSYYGRYSTRDKKPGHPAPSLEGPIVEPWLGAQRPPPGTRLAVLLPHVKDPFWVSVNLGIISEARRLGIGIDLYQAGGYHRLGTQVRQLEQAVRKGNIDGVIIGQVEYRTKHLGEIYEDLERRGVPIVPVCIDTYHPAIDAKAVVPWYEMGFAAGGFLAEHSADRKIKVAMMPGPEGLGWVDETFRGFIEALEKHGAMDRIEIIGPIFGDTGDGLQRFRLGLLFRKHTNIDYLVGNALAAVATLSTNADGRPPELEGWKGRHPNLKVISTYLIPDVHELIRKGKILAAPNDNPKQQGVMAVDMIASILNGKRPGNRTDGIAFRSGPVVQLITSANIEQWSYETLFGPRKFVPVYQLPPGGEAKTMPAAHDPVSAN; this comes from the coding sequence TTGGATCCCCTTGCTGTTGTCTTGGTGGGTGTCTTCACCTTCGCAATCGCTTCGACCGCGGAGCCGGCCCCCGAGCAGTCGGCGAATGACGGCTCCGGCCAACTTGCCGCGCACGCGCCCCCGCTGGCCCCTGAGGTCTATGACTTGATCGACCAGGAACTGCGTCGGCGTGATGCCGAAGGTCCTGTACTCGTCAATAGCTACTACGGTCGCTACAGCACGCGAGATAAAAAACCGGGGCACCCCGCGCCCAGCCTGGAGGGGCCCATCGTCGAACCGTGGTTGGGCGCCCAGCGGCCCCCGCCCGGCACGCGGTTGGCTGTTTTGCTTCCTCACGTCAAGGACCCGTTCTGGGTATCGGTCAACCTGGGCATCATCTCCGAAGCGCGGCGGCTCGGGATCGGTATCGATCTCTACCAGGCCGGCGGATATCACAGGCTGGGGACGCAGGTCCGGCAACTGGAGCAGGCGGTTCGGAAAGGCAATATCGACGGCGTCATCATTGGGCAGGTGGAATACCGCACGAAGCATCTAGGCGAGATCTACGAAGATCTGGAGCGGCGGGGCGTTCCGATCGTACCCGTGTGTATTGACACGTATCATCCGGCCATCGACGCCAAAGCCGTGGTGCCCTGGTATGAAATGGGCTTTGCGGCGGGTGGATTTCTCGCCGAACATTCTGCCGATCGAAAAATCAAGGTTGCCATGATGCCGGGTCCCGAGGGCCTCGGCTGGGTCGATGAAACCTTTCGTGGATTCATCGAAGCGTTGGAAAAACATGGCGCTATGGACCGGATCGAGATCATCGGACCGATCTTTGGAGATACGGGCGACGGGCTGCAACGCTTTCGACTCGGATTGCTTTTTCGAAAACATACCAACATCGACTACCTCGTCGGCAATGCTCTTGCGGCGGTCGCTACGCTGAGCACGAATGCCGATGGCCGGCCTCCCGAGCTAGAAGGGTGGAAGGGCCGGCATCCGAACCTCAAGGTCATCTCGACGTATTTGATTCCGGATGTGCATGAGCTGATTCGGAAAGGGAAAATTTTGGCTGCCCCGAACGACAACCCGAAGCAGCAGGGCGTCATGGCAGTCGACATGATTGCGAGCATCCTGAATGGAAAGCGGCCCGGAAACAGAACCGACGGAATCGCCTTTCGATCGGGCCCCGTCGTTCAATTGATTACCTCCGCGAACATCGAGCAATGGAGCTATGAGACGCTTTTTGGGCCAAGGAAATTTGTTCCGGTGTACCAGCTTCCGCCGGGGGGCGAGGCGAAAACAATGCCGGCGGCACATGATCCAGTCTCGGCGAACTAG
- a CDS encoding isopenicillin N synthase family oxygenase: protein MSKPTPEQKTRRESQVPKLDLRDARSPDPVVRTQFQRGLRDALTQFGFVRIGGHQIDKDLILEVYREFEKFFSRDSPEKALCASAAGGQRGFTAFGIEHAKQQREPDLKEFYHVGRELPPDHPLRAHYPDNIWPEDIPELRAASLALYDALDACAGTLLESLALGFELPKETFSGMLRDGNSILRALHYPPLAKAPSATGRAVRAAPHEDINLITLLCEATDAGLEILTREGQWLAIPAHVGEIIVDAGDMLARVTNDVVPAATHRVITPDAVRDRHRYSLPYFAHPYPDCDLSVHEAFVEPETPAKYPPTTAAAFLEERLKEIGLIS from the coding sequence GTGAGCAAGCCGACCCCCGAGCAGAAGACTCGTCGAGAATCGCAGGTTCCCAAACTGGATCTCAGGGACGCTCGCTCGCCGGATCCGGTAGTTCGCACCCAGTTCCAGCGGGGCCTGCGAGATGCGCTGACCCAGTTCGGGTTCGTTCGCATCGGCGGACATCAAATCGACAAAGATTTGATCCTCGAGGTCTACCGGGAATTCGAAAAGTTCTTTTCGCGCGACAGTCCGGAAAAGGCGCTGTGCGCTTCCGCCGCGGGGGGGCAGCGAGGGTTCACCGCCTTTGGCATCGAACACGCGAAACAACAGCGCGAGCCCGACCTGAAAGAGTTCTATCACGTGGGTCGTGAACTCCCCCCCGATCATCCCCTGCGTGCCCACTACCCGGACAACATCTGGCCTGAAGACATCCCGGAACTGCGAGCTGCGAGTCTTGCACTCTACGACGCCCTCGACGCGTGTGCGGGTACATTGCTCGAAAGCCTGGCGCTGGGGTTCGAACTACCAAAGGAAACTTTTTCCGGGATGCTGCGCGATGGAAACAGCATCCTGCGCGCGCTTCACTATCCACCACTCGCTAAAGCCCCGTCCGCCACCGGCAGGGCTGTTCGCGCGGCGCCCCACGAAGACATCAACTTGATCACGTTGCTCTGCGAAGCCACAGACGCGGGTCTCGAAATTCTGACTCGCGAGGGGCAGTGGCTTGCGATTCCCGCACACGTGGGAGAAATCATTGTCGACGCAGGTGACATGCTCGCGCGCGTGACCAACGACGTCGTCCCCGCCGCCACCCATCGGGTCATCACACCGGACGCAGTCCGCGACCGCCACCGCTACTCACTGCCCTACTTCGCCCACCCCTACCCCGACTGCGATCTGAGTGTGCACGAGGCGTTTGTCGAGCCCGAGACCCCGGCAAAGTACCCGCCCACGACTGCAGCGGCGTTTTTGGAGGAGCGGCTCAAGGAGATCGGGTTGATCTCCTGA
- a CDS encoding rhodanese-like domain-containing protein, whose protein sequence is MAQQCDWDISVEDLKQLKDDGATFQLIDVREPGEYEVSEIGGELIPLGILPEKIESLDPDAHIVVHCKSGGRSAHAVKLLRAHGFTNTWNVQGGMMAWIAQIDPDLPLG, encoded by the coding sequence ATGGCTCAGCAATGCGATTGGGATATCAGCGTTGAAGACCTCAAGCAGCTCAAAGACGACGGGGCGACGTTCCAGTTGATCGATGTGCGCGAACCCGGGGAGTACGAGGTAAGCGAGATCGGCGGTGAGTTGATTCCCCTCGGTATCCTGCCCGAGAAGATCGAGAGCCTCGACCCCGACGCCCACATCGTGGTGCACTGCAAGAGTGGCGGCCGCAGCGCTCACGCGGTCAAGTTGTTGCGCGCCCATGGTTTTACCAACACCTGGAACGTGCAGGGCGGGATGATGGCGTGGATTGCGCAGATCGATCCGGATCTGCCGCTCGGGTAG
- the cofH gene encoding 5-amino-6-(D-ribitylamino)uracil--L-tyrosine 4-hydroxyphenyl transferase CofH, translating to MLDRLSNSVSPDVARILDHALSGGEISTRDAVVLLETEGPELHALLQAADLARKEDVGDDISYVVCRNINFTNICYVGCSFCGFARHADEAEAYDRSDEELLAKCADAVARGATEVCIQGGIHPQKDHHHYRNILLTIKAVYPDLHIHAYSPEEIDYSHKKSGMELAEYLRWLMEAGLGTMPGTAAEILDDDIRNILSPNKLKTERWIEIVRTAHSVGLRSTSTLMYGHIETPEHIANHLGILRNIQKDTGGFTEFVPLGFIHEKNTLYNYMGARAGATMNEDLRMVAVSRLFLRPWITNIQVSWVKMGIKLGQMALSSGANDFGGTLMEESISRESGADHGENTPAEDFRSYIRELGRVPVERSTLYKILRRFKDPADDPASLEPEASLVVSGPERFRDGSHVKAVDVHAPELNNY from the coding sequence ATGTTGGATCGACTTTCGAATTCCGTGAGCCCCGACGTTGCTCGAATTTTGGACCATGCCCTCAGCGGGGGCGAGATCTCCACCCGGGACGCCGTCGTCCTGCTCGAAACAGAAGGGCCGGAATTGCACGCACTGCTGCAAGCGGCGGATCTCGCCCGCAAAGAAGACGTTGGCGACGACATCAGTTACGTGGTCTGCCGCAACATCAACTTCACCAACATTTGCTACGTCGGGTGTTCCTTCTGCGGTTTTGCGCGTCACGCCGACGAAGCGGAGGCCTACGACCGCAGCGATGAAGAGTTGCTGGCCAAATGTGCCGACGCCGTAGCCCGGGGTGCGACCGAGGTGTGTATCCAGGGCGGCATTCATCCGCAGAAGGATCACCATCACTACCGCAATATTCTCCTGACCATCAAGGCGGTCTATCCCGATCTTCACATCCACGCGTATTCTCCCGAGGAGATCGACTACTCCCACAAGAAGAGCGGTATGGAGCTGGCCGAGTATTTGCGCTGGCTGATGGAAGCCGGACTCGGAACGATGCCCGGGACCGCCGCCGAAATTCTCGACGACGACATTCGCAACATCCTGTCGCCCAACAAGCTCAAGACTGAGCGTTGGATCGAGATCGTGCGCACGGCGCATTCCGTGGGCCTGCGCTCGACCTCGACCCTGATGTACGGCCACATCGAAACCCCCGAGCACATCGCCAATCACCTCGGAATCTTGCGCAACATTCAAAAGGACACGGGCGGCTTTACCGAGTTCGTGCCCCTCGGTTTCATTCACGAAAAGAACACCCTGTACAACTACATGGGTGCCCGGGCCGGGGCGACGATGAATGAAGACCTGCGCATGGTGGCCGTATCACGGCTTTTCTTGAGGCCTTGGATTACCAACATCCAGGTTTCCTGGGTGAAGATGGGGATCAAGCTCGGGCAGATGGCCCTCTCCAGTGGTGCCAACGACTTTGGCGGCACCTTGATGGAGGAGTCGATCAGTCGCGAGTCCGGCGCAGATCACGGAGAGAACACCCCCGCAGAAGATTTCCGCAGTTACATCCGCGAACTCGGCCGGGTCCCGGTCGAACGCAGTACGCTGTACAAGATACTGCGTCGCTTCAAGGATCCGGCCGACGACCCCGCTTCCCTCGAGCCCGAAGCTTCGTTGGTGGTCTCGGGTCCCGAGCGTTTCCGGGACGGTTCCCACGTGAAAGCGGTCGACGTCCACGCTCCAGAACTGAACAACTACTAA